In one window of Epinephelus fuscoguttatus linkage group LG20, E.fuscoguttatus.final_Chr_v1 DNA:
- the egr2b gene encoding early growth response protein 2b, producing MTAKTLEKVPVNLGGFVHPESVYSVDDIGSSLPTSVAIFPNTDVGGHYDQINVADGLMSTDMSVEKRSLELSPYSGGFSQPASHRNQTFTYMGKFSIDSQYPGNWNPEGVINIVSGIFNVAQPPPPPPSSSASSSPASSGSPNHFSAGNLSCTMATQNQPEIDHHHHLYSPPPPYSSSGCGEVYQDPSAFLSTSTCPIASYPPPSYSSPKQPGSADAPGLFPIIPDYSGFFQPACQRDMHTGGIQDRKPFGPCPLDTFRVPPPLTPLNTIRNFTLGGPGGGGSEGGPRLPSAYSPQNLPLRPILRPRKYPNRPSKTPIHERPYPCPADGCDRRFSRSDELTRHIRIHTGHKPFQCRICMRNFSRSDHLTTHIRTHTGEKPFACDFCGRKFARSDERKRHTKIHLRQKERKSSTVSSSSSSSSSSSGVERPSGAISATSGICS from the exons ATGACGGCTAAAACTTTGGAGAAAGTGCCGGTAAATCTCGGGGGATTCGTGCATCCAGAGAGCGTGTACTCGGTGGATGACATCGGCTCCAGCTTGCCGACCTCTGTGGCTATCTTCCCCAACACCGATGTGGGAGGTCATTACGACCAGATTAATGTAGCAG ATGGTTTGATGAGTACAGACATGAGTGTGGAGAAGCGCTCTCTGGAACTCTCCCCTTACTCCGGCGGCTTCTCACAGCCCGCATCCCATCGCAACCAGACCTTCACCTACATGGGAAAGTTCTCCATCGACTCCCAGTATCCAGGTAACTGGAACCCCGAGGGAGTCATCAACATCGTCTCGGGCATCTTCAACGTCGCCCaaccgcctcctcctcctccttcctcttcagCGTCCTCCTCCCCGGCTTCCTCGGGTTCTCCCAATCACTTCTCTGCCGGAAATTTGAGCTGCACCATGGCGACTCAGAACCAGCCAGAGATAGACCACCACCATCACCTGTACTCCCCACCACCTCCTTACTCCTCTTCAGGCTGCGGGGAGGTGTACCAGGACCCCTCTGCGTTTTTGTCCACCTCTACCTGCCCCATCGCCTCCTACCCACCGCCCTCTTATTCCTCACCCAAGCAGCCAGGCAGCGCAGACGCGCCGGGGCTCTTCCCCATCATCCCCGACTACTCGGGCTTCTTCCAGCCTGCTTGCCAGCGGGACATGCATACGGGAGGTATCCAAGATCGGAAACCGTTTGGTCCATGTCCGCTCGATACATTCCGTGTCCCTCCACCCCTGACCCCGCTGAACACTATCAGGAACTTTACGCTGGGGGGTCCGGGTGGCGGTGGCTCCGAGGGAGGGCCGAGGCTCCCCTCTGCCTACAGCCCTCAGAACCTGCCCCTGAGACCGATCCTGCGGCCCAGAAAGTACCCGAACAGACCCAGCAAGACGCCCATCCATGAGCGGCCATACCCCTGTCCGGCTGATGGCTGCGACCGGCGGTTCTCCCGCTCTGACGAACTGACCAGACACATCCGCATCCACACCGGACACAAGCCATTCCAGTGCCGCATCTGCATGCGCAACTTCAGCCGTAGCGACCACCTCACCACGCACATCCGCACGCACACGGGAGAAAAACCGTTCGCGTGCGACTTCTGCGGCCGCAAATTCGCCCGGAGCGAcgagaggaagagacacacTAAAATCCATCTGCGGCAGAAGGAGAGGAAGTCCTCCACTGTCTCCTCatcgtcctcctcctcatccagcAGCTCCGGGGTGGAGCGGCCGTCAGGCGCAATCAGCGCAACTAGCGGGATTTGTTCATAG
- the adoa gene encoding 2-aminoethanethiol (cysteamine) dioxygenase a: MPRDNKTPLIQKIAKQAHITFKGLKSSANGDNKLVADQQSELISLVTAVRAADLKIAPRKTKPSSGTAGLQSPPVAYMHICETEVFSIGVFLLRTGASIPLHDHPGMNGMLKVLYGKVSVRCFDKLEDNLTVSTVPPHFEPPLAPCQMASLRRSVLRSVSEYSETSGPCLLTPLRDNLHQIDAVEGPAAFLDILAPPYNPDDGRDCHYYRVLQTVAEGETDGKTNKEQQGEEKDKEEETWLLEIPQPEDFWCGGEPYPGPAVSF, translated from the exons ATGCCGCGGGACAACAAAACTCCTCTTATCCAGAAAATAGCAAAGCAAGCCCATATCACCTTTAAAGGCTTAAAGTCTTCGGCCAATGGGGATAATAAACTCGTTGCGGACCAACAGAGTGAACTAATCTCCTTAGTGACCGCGGTCAGGGCTGCTGACCTGAAAATTGCTCCCCGGAAAACCAAGCCGAGCTCCGGGACAGCGGGGCTGCAGAGCCCCCCGGTCGCCTACATGCACATCTGCGAGACGGAGGTGTTCAGCATTGGGGTGTTCCTGCTAAGGACCGGCGCCTCCATACCGCTGCACGACCACCCGGGCATGAACGGGATGCTCAAG GTTCTCTATGGGAAGGTGAGTGTCCGCTGTTTTGACAAGCTGGAAGATAACCTGACTGTCAGCACTGTGCCACCCCATTTTGAGCCTCCATTGGCTCCGTGCCAGATGGCTTCCCTGCGGCGCTCTGTACTCCGCTCAGTCTCTGAATACTCAGAGACCAGCGGGCCATGCCTCCTTACTCCTCTACGGGATAACCTTCACCAGATCGACGCAGTGGAGGGGCCAGCTGCGTTCCTCGATATCCTGGCACCTCCATACAATCCAGATGACGGGCGTGACTGTCACTATTACAGAGTCCTGCAAACTGTGGCTGAGGGGGAAACAGATGGAAAGACCAACAAGGAGCAGCAGGGAGAGGAAAAGGACAAAGAAGAGGAGACATGGCTGCTAGAAATCCCTCAGCCAGAGGACTTCTGGTGTGGTGGGGAACCATACCCAGGCCCTGCAGTCTCTTTCTGA